The genomic segment tatgcacttgtaagatggatacaacacatgcgggtatcacgtcctcttaaagtgCTTCAACATAtgatcaatttatatttatatcaagttacccaatatgatttttttcctTAGAAGAAGTTCCAATAGTGACGGAAGTGATGATTTTGCCTTATTTAGCTCAGTAAGAAAGTCTCTGAGCTCATTAATTTCGTGTACTTCACTATCCAGAATACTATTAAAACGATCAAAATGTGCTCTTTGTTTAACAGCACGTGATTCACGATTTTGGTCGGCAACCACTTTTTTAGCAGCTTTTGGTAATGAAATAAGTGACTTACTCTTCTGCACAACAATCCCATTCTTTGTGCAATTTTTTGGTCTTcctaaaacagaaaaataatgtgtattgtgtaattattttcTGCTGCTGACATTAACATAACAAAGTACCTATCAGAttgataattttcattttcatttgatgattattttccatgataaaattttgttgATATGTACTTAGCACCCCATACATTTCAAATCTTAGCTAAAATACATTTCCTACTCATATATCAGCAGCCATCgataatatagtagatatattAGAAATTAATCTAATAAGAGATTGTAGTGAATAAAAAAGTCTCTttctcaaaatttgaaattatattattttttttttttttactaaaggCTTcagttttttttggttattagtccatgtttagaatatttaaactATGGTAGTATACAGTATGtagttacaaattatatatttacatatgaataaatctaacaataataatttaagcaatttctaattattatttataacacttatGTGTACAAGTGGTTAAGATTtagatgtttaatttttatatagtattttttattctacatAACAGGGATTGGCAACTCAAAGTTACTATGGGCATAGGCGGGCATAGGCATGCGCAGACTTTGTCCGCAGGGGGTCCCCTTAAAAAAACGTCTGAACTGAAGATTCTTGTACTAATGACTACCGTAAAAAGGGGTGACTTCGGATGTGACATGTGGAGTGAATTCGGATAACACTatgtttttttagttatcttataattttagaatacatgtttaataaaaatttaaaacactc from the Acyrthosiphon pisum isolate AL4f chromosome X, pea_aphid_22Mar2018_4r6ur, whole genome shotgun sequence genome contains:
- the LOC100575045 gene encoding uncharacterized protein LOC100575045; this encodes MSNVCLLCEKPVLKYSISKVSLHAFPSCPKKRQIWLNQCKLANEKILPNRKICSIHFEPRCFNTSVKRRVLYRDAVPTIFGNGHAKTTNLPLKITKGRPKNCTKNGIVVQKSKSLISLPKAAKKVVADQNRESRAVKQRAHFDRFNSILDSEVHEINELRDFLTELNKAKSSLPSLLELLLRKKIILGNLI